One window from the genome of Coleofasciculus chthonoplastes PCC 7420 encodes:
- a CDS encoding FHA domain-containing protein: protein MIVCPNCNHQNPDGATQCEACYTPLPASMSCPNCGTTVQTDASFCGQCGFNLKASGSTGSPDTPAPVSVPDVPDLDPPDPLIEPEPLSMSSQSPIPDPQPDPPPDLPVTQVGQSGTTTEEEEKPAPPEPETEPPPPPVATPKLGSVTQLQVQSVYLLHLQTQTKMELPSHLSVIHIGKPNDQIPPDIDVSGFPNSEIVSRVHADIRVEGDTYYLEDVGSANGTYINHTPLPKGDRHRLRKGDRISLGKGDMVTFLFQVS, encoded by the coding sequence ATGATTGTTTGCCCTAACTGCAATCACCAAAATCCAGACGGTGCGACTCAATGCGAAGCCTGCTATACACCTTTACCGGCAAGCATGAGTTGTCCCAACTGTGGTACAACAGTTCAAACAGACGCTAGCTTCTGCGGTCAATGTGGTTTTAACCTGAAAGCCAGTGGCTCAACGGGAAGCCCAGATACACCAGCTCCAGTGTCGGTTCCCGATGTACCCGATTTAGACCCCCCTGACCCTCTAATTGAACCCGAACCTCTTTCAATGAGTTCCCAATCACCCATCCCTGACCCGCAACCCGATCCCCCTCCTGATCTACCCGTTACCCAGGTTGGTCAATCCGGAACGACAACAGAAGAAGAAGAAAAGCCAGCCCCACCGGAGCCGGAAACAGAACCCCCTCCGCCCCCTGTAGCCACACCAAAGCTAGGTAGTGTCACACAGTTGCAGGTGCAGTCCGTTTATCTGCTGCATCTACAAACCCAGACCAAAATGGAACTCCCCTCCCATCTGAGTGTGATTCATATCGGTAAACCTAACGATCAGATTCCCCCTGATATTGATGTGTCTGGCTTTCCGAATTCTGAGATTGTTTCACGAGTTCATGCAGATATTCGTGTTGAGGGAGATACCTACTATCTTGAAGATGTGGGCAGCGCCAATGGAACATACATCAACCATACGCCGTTACCGAAAGGTGATCGCCATCGCTTACGCAAAGGCGATCGCATTAGCCTAGGCAAAGGGGACATGGTAACGTTTTTGTTCCAAGTGTCCTGA
- the pgl gene encoding 6-phosphogluconolactonase, with amino-acid sequence MKKIVEVLPDKAALIERSRDVVLTKIQEAIQRSGRCTLALAGGGTPKPLYEALASQNLPWDKLHIFWGDERYVPADHPDSNQAMARQAWLDHVDIPATNIHPIPTDGESPEADASKHDTQLGEFFGVAADEFPQFDLILLGIGDDAHTASLFPHTQALQVCDRRITLGNKEGQPRITFTVPLINQAHCVMFLVAGAGKQPALAQIFAAEADPLTYPARFIQPQGELWWLLDQQAGQAVKG; translated from the coding sequence ATGAAGAAAATTGTCGAAGTTTTGCCTGATAAAGCCGCGCTGATTGAGCGATCGCGTGATGTTGTCCTCACGAAGATACAGGAGGCAATCCAACGCTCAGGGCGCTGTACCCTGGCTTTAGCGGGGGGCGGTACACCCAAGCCCCTCTATGAAGCCCTAGCTAGCCAGAATCTACCCTGGGATAAACTGCACATCTTTTGGGGTGATGAACGCTATGTTCCAGCCGATCACCCGGATAGCAATCAAGCGATGGCGCGTCAGGCTTGGTTGGATCACGTTGATATTCCAGCCACGAATATTCACCCCATTCCCACAGACGGAGAGTCTCCGGAAGCAGATGCCTCGAAGCATGATACTCAACTGGGGGAGTTCTTTGGTGTAGCCGCTGACGAGTTTCCCCAATTTGATCTGATCTTATTGGGTATTGGTGACGACGCGCATACGGCATCTTTATTTCCTCATACCCAAGCGCTACAGGTTTGCGATCGCCGGATTACTTTGGGCAATAAAGAGGGTCAACCTCGGATCACTTTTACTGTACCCTTGATTAACCAAGCCCATTGCGTGATGTTTCTGGTGGCGGGGGCGGGTAAGCAACCTGCGTTGGCTCAAATCTTCGCGGCTGAGGCTGACCCCTTGACCTATCCGGCGCGGTTTATTCAGCCTCAAGGGGAATTGTGGTGGCTTTTAGATCAGCAAGCCGGTCAAGCGGTGAAAGGCTAA
- the hpsJ-B gene encoding hormogonium polysaccharide biosynthesis protein HpsJ, which yields MYSSFAGLALKIVGLIMILSSLLDYLILIIPSPGVSPLQNEWQLNLTTQLVDRGVIPMVGIAFLVTGSWISNNSGGSLPERKSSITDLRFWAFLLSSLLGLLFLLLVPLHFNNVRIQSNQAIEQITQQAQQAETQLETQVQQIDTLLEDPQQLERLDQAIESGQAQGEQLQRLQALREQLQALKTDPEAIAQRTEQAQTQIRSRRQELEQRARTEALKRGIRIGLSSLLLAIGYSIIGWMGLRNLSS from the coding sequence ATGTATTCTTCGTTCGCGGGTTTAGCACTTAAGATAGTCGGATTGATCATGATCCTATCGTCCCTGTTGGATTATCTGATCCTGATTATTCCCTCTCCTGGTGTTAGCCCCCTTCAGAATGAATGGCAGCTTAATTTAACCACCCAGCTCGTTGATCGGGGTGTTATCCCGATGGTGGGAATTGCCTTTTTGGTAACAGGATCTTGGATCAGCAATAACAGTGGTGGCTCATTACCGGAGCGAAAATCGTCAATAACGGACTTGAGATTCTGGGCATTTTTACTCTCCAGCCTATTGGGTTTACTATTCCTGTTGCTTGTCCCCTTGCACTTTAACAATGTCCGCATCCAAAGCAATCAAGCGATAGAACAGATTACTCAGCAAGCCCAGCAAGCTGAAACCCAACTGGAAACGCAAGTTCAGCAAATTGATACTCTGCTTGAAGATCCACAACAGCTAGAACGACTAGACCAAGCCATTGAAAGCGGTCAAGCTCAAGGAGAGCAACTCCAGCGACTCCAGGCACTCCGAGAACAATTGCAGGCGCTTAAAACAGATCCCGAAGCGATCGCTCAAAGAACTGAGCAAGCTCAGACTCAAATCCGCAGTCGTAGACAAGAACTTGAGCAACGCGCCCGAACTGAGGCATTAAAAAGAGGTATCCGCATCGGTTTAAGCAGCTTACTGTTAGCCATTGGCTACAGCATCATTGGCTGGATGGGATTGCGGAACTTGAGCAGTTAA
- a CDS encoding glycosyltransferase family 2 protein: MFSIYILTYNEERDIEACINSARLSDDIIVVDSCSSDRTVEFAQRYPVRVVSHPFESHGRQRTWMLENLPTKYEWAYILEADERMTPALFAECLEAIKDNQYVGYYVAERVMFMNRWIRHCTQYPRYQLRLLRKGQVWFTDYGHTEREVCHGSTGFLQETYPHYTCSKGFSRWIEKHNRYSTDEARETLRQLEQGTVNWGALLLGRSEVERRHALKDLSLRLPFRPLLRFLYMYIFLGGFLDGRAGFTWCTLQAFYEYLITLKVWELKDEQLPTIEGTDSQLSF, encoded by the coding sequence ATGTTCTCGATTTATATCCTCACCTACAACGAAGAACGAGATATTGAAGCGTGCATCAACTCAGCGCGGCTCTCGGATGACATCATTGTGGTGGATTCGTGTAGTAGCGATCGCACGGTAGAATTTGCCCAACGTTATCCTGTGCGAGTTGTATCTCATCCCTTTGAAAGTCATGGGCGTCAGCGTACTTGGATGCTGGAGAACCTCCCGACTAAGTATGAATGGGCTTACATCCTAGAAGCCGATGAACGGATGACCCCAGCCCTATTTGCTGAATGCCTAGAGGCGATAAAGGACAACCAGTACGTGGGATACTATGTCGCCGAACGGGTGATGTTCATGAATCGATGGATTCGTCACTGTACTCAGTATCCCCGTTACCAACTTCGTTTACTGCGAAAAGGTCAAGTCTGGTTTACCGATTATGGTCATACAGAACGAGAAGTCTGTCATGGATCTACAGGGTTTTTGCAAGAAACCTACCCTCACTATACCTGTAGTAAGGGGTTTAGCCGTTGGATTGAAAAACACAACCGTTACTCCACCGATGAAGCCCGGGAAACCTTACGCCAGCTTGAACAAGGCACTGTCAACTGGGGAGCGTTGCTGCTGGGGCGATCGGAAGTAGAACGGCGTCATGCTCTTAAAGATCTGTCGTTACGCTTGCCCTTTCGTCCATTACTACGCTTTCTCTATATGTACATTTTCCTCGGAGGCTTCTTGGATGGACGCGCTGGCTTTACTTGGTGTACCTTACAGGCATTTTATGAATATCTAATTACCCTCAAGGTTTGGGAACTTAAGGATGAACAACTGCCCACCATTGAGGGAACCGATTCCCAACTCTCTTTCTGA
- a CDS encoding DUF502 domain-containing protein: MIQRFKQDLKNDLIAGLLVVIPLATTIWLTITIANWVINFLTRIPKQLNPYNNLHPILVNLLNLLVGLTVPLLCILLIGLMARNIVGRWLLDLGERVLQAIPLAGSVYKTLKQLLETLLKDSSSKFRRVILVEYPRQGMWALAFVTGTATGEIQGKLNDTMLNIFIPTTPNPTTGWYAIVPETEVINLSMSIEDAFKVLISGGIVGPSESMGVPLQMPYGKTKREQPLSDMLQQQMLPTEESS, encoded by the coding sequence GTGATCCAACGCTTCAAGCAGGACTTAAAAAACGACCTAATCGCCGGTCTCCTAGTAGTGATTCCCCTCGCTACCACAATCTGGCTGACGATTACCATCGCCAATTGGGTGATCAATTTTCTTACCCGTATCCCTAAGCAACTCAACCCCTATAATAACCTCCACCCCATTTTGGTCAATCTCTTGAATTTACTGGTAGGGCTAACGGTGCCCCTCCTGTGCATTCTACTGATTGGCTTAATGGCACGTAATATTGTCGGGCGGTGGTTGCTGGATTTAGGAGAACGAGTGTTGCAGGCAATTCCCCTGGCTGGATCAGTCTATAAAACACTCAAACAGTTATTGGAAACCTTGCTTAAGGATTCCAGCAGTAAATTTCGGCGGGTGATTTTGGTAGAGTATCCGCGTCAGGGAATGTGGGCGCTCGCCTTCGTCACGGGGACAGCAACGGGTGAAATTCAAGGCAAACTCAACGACACCATGTTGAATATTTTTATCCCCACCACTCCGAATCCGACCACCGGATGGTATGCTATTGTGCCGGAAACGGAAGTGATTAATCTTTCCATGTCCATCGAAGATGCCTTTAAGGTACTAATCTCTGGTGGAATTGTTGGACCGAGTGAATCCATGGGTGTACCCCTCCAGATGCCATACGGCAAGACGAAGCGAGAGCAACCTCTATCAGATATGCTGCAACAGCAGATGTTACCCACGGAAGAAAGTTCCTAG
- the nusB gene encoding transcription antitermination factor NusB — protein MQPRRIARELALLGLSQMSREPEQLDEKQLSQMVLVAVRTLTDEINEALETASAELKRGSDRLLGSETRAIDVRSSKTMVAEAIELTQKAINRIGVAVEIPEMIQLANQADVRAYAIEILQAIRRRQVEIDEILVKSLKDWQINRLPRIDRDILRIAVAEMAFLGIPDRVAINEAIELAKRYSDQEGHRFVNGVLRRVTTCINESESSALEIS, from the coding sequence ATGCAACCCCGCAGAATTGCTCGTGAACTGGCACTTTTAGGTCTCTCTCAGATGTCTCGTGAACCGGAACAGCTTGATGAAAAACAACTGAGCCAGATGGTATTAGTCGCCGTGAGGACTCTAACCGATGAAATTAACGAAGCCTTAGAAACAGCCTCAGCCGAACTCAAACGTGGGAGCGATCGCCTCCTTGGTAGTGAAACCCGGGCGATCGACGTGCGAAGTTCCAAAACGATGGTTGCTGAAGCCATTGAACTGACTCAGAAGGCGATTAACCGTATCGGTGTCGCGGTAGAAATCCCGGAAATGATTCAGCTTGCGAATCAAGCCGACGTGCGGGCTTATGCGATAGAAATTCTACAGGCGATTCGTCGTAGGCAAGTCGAAATTGACGAAATACTGGTTAAATCACTCAAAGATTGGCAAATCAATCGCTTACCCCGTATTGACCGCGATATTTTGCGAATAGCGGTGGCAGAAATGGCATTTTTAGGGATTCCTGATCGGGTAGCTATTAACGAAGCCATAGAACTGGCTAAACGCTACAGCGATCAAGAAGGGCATCGATTTGTGAATGGCGTGTTGCGGCGCGTCACTACCTGCATAAATGAGTCGGAGTCTTCAGCTCTAGAAATAAGTTAA
- the ftsY gene encoding signal recognition particle-docking protein FtsY, whose translation MVFNWFRRQVGKSAASSEEKEEKQEQQSTTPPVESPKSESESATQEQSSTVADDYLSWAKAAYTNLQKQESAPSEAETEAPEVQPDTAESAQAELTESTEATETAPETVEAEEAEEAEETVEAEETVEAEEAEEAEEAEEAEEAEVRVDQSSTATSPESPVVTEAETDTEQVEPEETEAPTASDTIADVETDTEEPEPGAAEESATVPIWARKSEREERLKRLEATAIETPEPESVAPPTTQPEAEADIALDEEFLWSAKVLADQGRTPEDVSAEEISWLKQLRSGLGKTRRGLVNQLKSIVGQGPLNQDAVMEIEALLLQADVGIEATDYIIETLQARMRQEVLPPEQAIAYLKQILRDLLDKPCRESYGSTFFPEKDTLNIWLMTGVNGAGKTTTIGKLAHLANKSDYKCLIGAADTFRAAAVEQVKIWGERSSTEVIANPGKNTDPAAVVFDSITAAQARNTELLLVDTAGRLQNKKNLMEELAKIRRIIDKKAPEAKVESLLVLDATLGQNGLRQAEVFSEAAKLSGVVLTKLDGTAKGGVALAIVQQLGLPIRFVGAGEGIEDLRPFSSYEFVEALLSG comes from the coding sequence ATGGTATTTAATTGGTTCCGCCGCCAAGTTGGTAAAAGTGCAGCCTCTTCCGAGGAGAAAGAAGAGAAGCAAGAACAGCAGTCAACCACTCCCCCGGTTGAATCGCCGAAATCGGAGAGTGAGTCTGCTACTCAGGAGCAATCATCAACAGTTGCTGACGATTATCTGAGTTGGGCAAAAGCTGCTTATACAAACCTGCAAAAGCAGGAGTCAGCGCCCTCAGAAGCTGAAACTGAAGCGCCAGAGGTACAACCTGACACGGCTGAATCTGCCCAGGCTGAACTAACAGAGAGTACAGAAGCCACAGAAACTGCCCCGGAAACGGTGGAAGCAGAGGAAGCAGAGGAAGCAGAGGAAACGGTGGAAGCAGAGGAAACGGTGGAAGCAGAGGAAGCAGAGGAAGCAGAGGAAGCAGAGGAAGCAGAGGAAGCAGAAGTTAGAGTTGATCAGAGTAGTACAGCCACCTCCCCAGAATCTCCGGTTGTAACTGAGGCGGAAACCGACACCGAACAAGTAGAACCTGAAGAAACGGAGGCTCCAACGGCTTCAGATACCATAGCCGACGTGGAAACTGACACAGAGGAACCTGAACCTGGGGCGGCTGAAGAATCAGCAACTGTGCCGATTTGGGCAAGGAAATCCGAACGGGAAGAACGACTTAAACGGCTTGAAGCAACGGCAATTGAGACGCCAGAACCAGAATCTGTCGCGCCACCCACAACCCAACCCGAAGCCGAGGCGGATATCGCCTTGGATGAAGAATTTTTATGGTCAGCCAAAGTCTTAGCCGATCAAGGGCGTACCCCTGAGGATGTCTCCGCTGAGGAAATTAGCTGGCTAAAACAGCTTCGTTCTGGATTGGGCAAAACTCGTCGCGGCTTAGTCAATCAACTCAAGTCTATTGTCGGTCAAGGTCCGTTGAACCAAGACGCCGTGATGGAAATTGAGGCGTTGCTGTTGCAAGCCGATGTGGGTATCGAGGCAACGGATTACATTATTGAAACCCTGCAAGCTAGAATGCGCCAGGAAGTTTTGCCTCCTGAACAGGCGATCGCCTATTTGAAACAAATTCTCCGGGATTTACTGGATAAACCCTGTCGCGAGTCTTACGGTTCCACTTTTTTCCCGGAAAAAGACACCCTGAATATCTGGTTGATGACTGGGGTAAATGGTGCGGGAAAAACCACCACGATTGGCAAACTGGCTCACTTAGCCAATAAATCGGATTACAAGTGTTTGATTGGTGCTGCCGATACCTTCCGGGCGGCGGCGGTGGAACAGGTGAAGATTTGGGGAGAACGCAGTAGCACAGAGGTGATTGCTAATCCGGGCAAGAATACTGATCCAGCCGCTGTGGTATTTGATTCAATCACAGCCGCTCAAGCCCGAAATACGGAATTGCTTTTGGTAGACACCGCAGGGCGTTTGCAAAATAAGAAAAATCTGATGGAGGAATTGGCGAAAATTCGCCGGATTATTGACAAAAAAGCACCTGAGGCGAAGGTGGAATCGTTGCTGGTATTGGATGCTACCCTCGGTCAAAATGGTTTGCGTCAAGCTGAGGTGTTCTCGGAAGCGGCAAAATTGAGTGGTGTGGTGTTGACTAAGTTGGATGGTACGGCTAAAGGCGGTGTGGCTTTGGCGATCGTGCAGCAATTGGGATTGCCGATTCGGTTTGTCGGTGCTGGAGAAGGGATTGAAGATTTACGTCCCTTCTCAAGTTATGAGTTTGTGGAAGCGTTATTGAGTGGATAA
- the folB gene encoding dihydroneopterin aldolase gives MDCIQVNKIRSYGYTGYLPEERVLGQWFEVDLTLWLDLAPAGESDDIKDTLDYRQAIDTVKQLIANSKVSLVEKLASAIADALLKLDRVERVQVRLSKPAAPIPDFGGTITIDITRPGVG, from the coding sequence ATGGATTGCATACAGGTCAATAAAATTCGGTCTTATGGCTATACAGGTTATCTGCCAGAAGAGCGGGTACTTGGACAATGGTTTGAAGTGGATCTGACGTTATGGTTAGATTTAGCTCCCGCCGGTGAGAGTGACGACATAAAAGACACTCTGGATTACCGCCAAGCCATTGACACGGTTAAGCAACTGATCGCCAACTCTAAGGTTTCCTTAGTGGAAAAATTAGCCAGCGCGATCGCAGATGCTCTGTTAAAGCTCGATAGAGTCGAGCGAGTACAAGTGCGGCTGAGTAAACCTGCTGCTCCTATCCCTGACTTTGGCGGCACAATTACAATTGATATCACTAGACCGGGTGTGGGGTGA
- the bicA gene encoding bicarbonate transporter BicA, which produces MRITNRIHFRNLQGDIFGGITAAIIALPMALAFGVASGAGALAGLWGAVLVGFFAALFGGTPTLISEPTGPMTVVMTAVIANLTATAGTEKGMAMAFTVVMMAGVFQIIMGTLRLGRYVTLMPYTVVSGFMSGIGFILVILQLAPFLGQDSPSGGILGTIQDIPDLIRDIQPGETALAVLTVTILVVQPFLLQSAPSNVKKFFPPPQLIALVIGTVVALVVFPEMGDIRRIGEIPQALPTLQVPTFSAAEFQTMLINALVLAMLGCIDALLTSVVADSLTRSQHNSNKELIGQGLGNLASGLCGGIAGAGATMGTVVNIQTGARTAISGLTRALILLVVILGAASLTAWIPMAVLAGIALKVGIDIIDWGFLKRAHKVSIKGAMIMYGVIILTVFVDLIVAVGVGVFVANLLTIERLSKLQAKDVKTITDADDAIQMTPEEKELIDQTDGRILLFHLSGPMIFGVSKAISRQQNAMADHDVLIVDLSDVPHLGVTSSLAIENSIQEAIDKGRQVFIVGATGQIKRRLEKLGILSMLPAHNLHVDRTEALRQAVAVVKRYELPANGILSTAYPTQSDDVAISN; this is translated from the coding sequence ATGCGAATCACGAATCGTATACATTTTAGAAACCTGCAAGGTGACATATTCGGGGGGATTACTGCTGCGATTATCGCCCTCCCCATGGCACTGGCTTTCGGTGTTGCCTCTGGTGCTGGCGCTTTAGCAGGTCTTTGGGGTGCAGTTTTAGTTGGCTTCTTTGCTGCCCTATTTGGTGGTACACCCACTCTCATTTCTGAACCCACAGGTCCAATGACCGTGGTCATGACTGCCGTTATCGCTAACCTGACGGCGACGGCGGGTACAGAAAAGGGTATGGCTATGGCATTTACTGTAGTCATGATGGCAGGGGTATTCCAGATTATTATGGGTACATTGCGGTTGGGTCGATACGTTACCCTGATGCCCTACACCGTAGTATCTGGATTTATGTCTGGGATTGGATTTATCCTGGTCATCCTGCAACTTGCACCATTTCTGGGACAGGATAGTCCTTCCGGTGGCATCCTGGGTACAATCCAAGACATACCTGATCTTATACGCGATATCCAGCCCGGTGAAACGGCTCTGGCGGTTTTGACGGTTACGATTCTGGTAGTACAGCCATTTTTATTGCAATCTGCGCCGTCTAATGTTAAGAAGTTTTTCCCACCGCCCCAGTTAATCGCGCTGGTGATCGGAACGGTAGTAGCATTGGTTGTGTTCCCTGAGATGGGCGATATTCGCCGCATTGGTGAAATCCCTCAAGCTTTACCTACTTTACAGGTTCCAACTTTTAGCGCGGCAGAATTCCAAACCATGCTCATTAATGCCTTGGTTTTGGCGATGCTCGGTTGTATTGACGCTCTACTCACTTCCGTTGTTGCCGATAGCTTAACTCGTAGTCAGCATAACTCGAACAAAGAATTAATTGGTCAAGGGTTAGGAAACTTAGCATCCGGATTATGTGGCGGTATCGCTGGCGCTGGTGCAACCATGGGAACTGTGGTGAATATCCAAACTGGTGCTAGAACTGCCATATCAGGTTTAACTCGTGCCTTAATCTTGCTAGTCGTCATTTTAGGTGCTGCTAGTCTAACGGCTTGGATTCCGATGGCGGTTCTGGCTGGAATTGCCCTCAAGGTTGGTATAGATATTATCGACTGGGGTTTCCTGAAGCGAGCGCATAAGGTTTCGATTAAGGGCGCCATGATTATGTATGGCGTGATCATCCTGACTGTATTTGTTGACTTGATTGTTGCTGTTGGCGTTGGTGTATTCGTTGCTAATCTATTGACCATTGAACGTCTCTCCAAACTTCAAGCCAAGGATGTTAAGACGATTACGGATGCCGATGATGCTATCCAGATGACCCCTGAAGAGAAAGAACTGATTGATCAAACTGATGGTCGCATCCTATTGTTCCACCTAAGTGGACCGATGATCTTTGGGGTATCCAAGGCAATCTCCCGTCAGCAAAATGCGATGGCAGATCATGATGTCCTGATTGTAGACTTAAGTGATGTTCCACACTTGGGTGTTACCTCTTCGTTGGCGATTGAAAATTCCATCCAAGAAGCTATTGATAAAGGTCGTCAAGTCTTCATTGTTGGTGCTACGGGTCAGATTAAACGACGCCTGGAAAAATTGGGCATTCTGTCAATGTTACCTGCCCATAATTTGCACGTTGATCGGACAGAAGCATTGCGGCAAGCCGTTGCTGTGGTCAAGAGATATGAACTTCCAGCAAATGGTATATTGTCTACTGCTTATCCCACTCAATCCGATGATGTTGCCATCAGCAACTAG
- a CDS encoding cation:proton antiporter → MIFSDLIQPIPILATAPENGSIVLAGVLLSLVIIYLASKLGGELSKAVDLPPVLGELVGGVVVGASALHLLVFPESGAVAADSLLMKLLQWIGDLSPEAVVNVFETQSEVVSVLAEIGVIILLFEIGLESDLRDLKEVGYQAAIVAVVGVVAPFAAGTAGLMFFFNVAAIPAIFAGAALTATSIGITSKVLSELGRLKSKEGQIIVGAAVIDDVLGIIVLAVVASLAKTGEVDVFNVIYLIISATVFLLGSIFLGKFFNRSFVAIADKLQTRGQLVIPAFTFAFLMAFLANVIQLEAILGAFAAGLVLDETDKRKELDKQVVPIADILVPIFFVAVGAKADLGVLNPAVPENREGLVIAVFLIGVAIIGKLVTGWTFIGQPQINRLAIGVGMIPRGEVGLVFAGIGSASGVLSKPLEAAIIIMVILTTFLAPPFLRVAFKGSPEAAEVEESKEALEQADLLG, encoded by the coding sequence ATGATTTTTTCCGACCTGATACAACCAATTCCCATATTAGCAACAGCGCCAGAAAATGGGTCAATTGTACTCGCTGGTGTGTTGCTCAGTTTAGTTATCATTTATCTTGCCAGTAAACTGGGCGGAGAGTTATCCAAGGCAGTTGATTTACCGCCAGTTTTAGGTGAATTAGTCGGCGGTGTTGTTGTGGGTGCTTCAGCATTGCATCTGCTTGTTTTCCCCGAAAGTGGCGCAGTTGCGGCTGATTCGCTACTGATGAAGCTGCTGCAATGGATTGGTGATTTAAGCCCAGAGGCTGTTGTCAATGTCTTTGAAACCCAGAGTGAAGTCGTCTCGGTTTTAGCTGAAATCGGGGTAATCATCCTCTTATTTGAGATTGGCTTAGAATCGGATCTACGGGATCTCAAAGAAGTCGGTTATCAAGCGGCAATTGTGGCGGTGGTGGGAGTCGTCGCCCCCTTTGCAGCGGGTACAGCCGGGTTAATGTTTTTCTTTAATGTTGCCGCGATTCCGGCAATTTTTGCAGGTGCAGCGTTAACCGCCACCAGTATTGGGATTACGTCTAAAGTTCTCTCGGAATTAGGGCGTCTCAAATCAAAAGAAGGTCAAATTATTGTCGGGGCAGCGGTTATTGATGATGTCTTGGGTATCATCGTCTTAGCCGTGGTTGCTAGTCTGGCTAAAACAGGTGAAGTTGACGTTTTCAACGTTATCTATCTGATTATTAGTGCGACTGTTTTCCTCCTCGGTTCTATTTTCCTGGGTAAATTTTTCAACCGCTCCTTTGTGGCGATCGCGGATAAGTTACAAACGCGAGGACAATTGGTTATTCCTGCGTTTACCTTTGCGTTTTTAATGGCGTTCTTAGCGAATGTAATCCAATTAGAAGCGATTTTAGGAGCATTTGCAGCGGGATTGGTTTTGGATGAAACGGATAAACGCAAAGAATTGGATAAGCAAGTGGTTCCCATTGCCGATATTTTAGTCCCCATTTTCTTTGTGGCTGTGGGTGCGAAAGCAGATTTAGGTGTTCTCAATCCTGCGGTTCCGGAAAATCGGGAAGGATTAGTGATTGCTGTTTTCTTAATTGGGGTAGCGATTATCGGAAAATTGGTTACAGGTTGGACATTTATTGGTCAACCTCAAATTAACCGCTTGGCGATTGGGGTTGGTATGATTCCTCGTGGTGAAGTGGGATTGGTGTTTGCGGGAATTGGTTCAGCTAGTGGGGTTTTGAGTAAGCCTTTAGAAGCAGCGATTATCATTATGGTGATTCTGACGACATTCTTAGCGCCACCTTTCTTGCGAGTGGCGTTTAAAGGTTCACCAGAGGCGGCGGAAGTTGAAGAGTCTAAAGAAGCTCTGGAACAAGCAGATTTGTTGGGATAG